One Paraburkholderia caffeinilytica DNA segment encodes these proteins:
- a CDS encoding bifunctional 3-(3-hydroxy-phenyl)propionate/3-hydroxycinnamic acid hydroxylase — protein MADGNGVPAGLPQGPLPAAVDILIVGCGPVGATIANLLAVYGLHVLVIDKAADIFMAPRAIALDNEALRILQLAGVEEGDFEKVAISQVRMRSPWLGEFGRINTLGALDGHPKLVTFYQPELERCLRAKLRQFDWVHVGLGVSLSGLVEHEDHVMASLDAGPAGAHCVRAKYVVGADGASSLVRQLIGQDFTGKTFNEDWLIVDARHVPRPIDHVEFICDHRRPVPHMTAPGGRERWEFMLRPGETREEMESDARIRDLLAPWGDVDQMVIERKAVYRFHARTVSAFSKGRVFLAGDAAHITPPFVGQGLVAGLRDAANLSWKLAMVIHGHATPQILDTYNQERGPHVRAMIRLAKFMGKLVMPRNAAVAFFTHGVMRMARLVPKARIYFEEMHIKPANACRRGLFVKGRSGSRLVRGAVLPQGWVRSAAGAQCLSDDALGNRLVLVGFGVDAAATLKASTKAALFAAGGAIVNISHRGQQLDARASAWEDLHGTFLPGAVRYGWVAVVRPDKTVMNDGPAVDANRILQESLMLLRKPARTRQTAAESVASSA, from the coding sequence ATGGCAGACGGTAACGGGGTCCCTGCCGGTCTGCCGCAAGGTCCGCTACCGGCGGCCGTCGACATCCTGATCGTCGGTTGCGGACCGGTGGGCGCCACGATCGCCAATCTGCTGGCCGTCTACGGTTTGCATGTGCTTGTCATCGACAAGGCGGCCGATATCTTCATGGCGCCTCGCGCGATCGCGTTGGATAACGAGGCGCTGCGAATCCTTCAGCTCGCAGGTGTTGAAGAGGGCGACTTCGAGAAGGTGGCGATATCGCAGGTGCGCATGCGCTCGCCGTGGCTGGGCGAATTCGGGCGAATCAACACACTCGGTGCTCTGGATGGACACCCCAAGCTCGTGACGTTTTACCAACCGGAACTCGAGCGGTGCCTTCGTGCAAAACTCCGTCAGTTCGATTGGGTGCACGTTGGACTCGGCGTGTCTTTGAGCGGGCTGGTGGAGCATGAGGACCATGTCATGGCCTCGCTGGATGCCGGTCCCGCAGGCGCGCACTGCGTTCGTGCCAAATACGTAGTGGGCGCGGACGGCGCCAGTTCTCTCGTGCGCCAGTTGATCGGTCAGGACTTCACCGGCAAAACCTTCAACGAGGATTGGCTCATTGTGGACGCGCGTCACGTCCCCCGGCCTATCGATCACGTCGAATTCATCTGCGATCACCGGCGCCCGGTTCCTCACATGACCGCCCCAGGCGGGCGCGAGCGATGGGAGTTCATGCTGCGCCCTGGGGAAACCAGGGAGGAGATGGAGTCCGACGCGCGCATCCGGGATCTGCTTGCGCCATGGGGAGACGTTGACCAGATGGTCATCGAACGGAAAGCGGTGTACCGCTTCCATGCAAGAACGGTAAGCGCATTCAGCAAAGGGCGGGTTTTTCTCGCGGGCGATGCTGCGCATATCACACCGCCGTTCGTGGGGCAGGGACTGGTTGCCGGACTACGCGACGCGGCAAACCTGTCCTGGAAGCTGGCGATGGTGATACACGGCCATGCCACACCCCAAATCCTCGACACATACAACCAGGAACGTGGACCCCATGTGAGGGCAATGATCCGGCTCGCAAAGTTTATGGGCAAGCTCGTGATGCCCCGCAATGCCGCCGTTGCATTCTTCACGCATGGCGTGATGCGCATGGCGCGGCTCGTGCCCAAGGCGCGTATCTACTTCGAGGAAATGCACATCAAACCGGCGAATGCCTGCCGGCGCGGACTGTTCGTCAAAGGCCGTTCCGGATCCCGGCTGGTTCGCGGTGCGGTGCTTCCGCAGGGTTGGGTGCGCAGCGCCGCCGGCGCGCAGTGTTTGAGCGACGACGCCCTCGGCAACCGGCTCGTGCTCGTCGGGTTCGGTGTCGATGCCGCTGCAACGCTCAAGGCCAGTACAAAAGCTGCGCTCTTCGCGGCCGGCGGCGCCATCGTGAACATCTCGCATCGCGGGCAACAGCTTGATGCACGTGCGAGCGCCTGGGAGGATCTGCACGGCACCTTTCTACCTGGCGCGGTGCGATATGGCTGGGTCGCGGTCGTCCGCCCTGACAAGACCGTCATGAACGACGGGCCTGCCGTCGATGCGAACCGGATCCTGCAGGAAAGTTTGATGCTGCTGCGAAAACCTGCCCGAACAAGGCAGACAGCGGCCGAATCGGTTGCATCTTCTGCCTGA
- a CDS encoding VOC family protein, translating into MTLITEQPARHPAPTTKALALAYLIFERPDLEQAERFLNDFGLRTVVRDEPFLFLRGTSGSPFCYVVRKSTHARFVGLGLRMRDLSDLKALTKVSGASAIETSDWPGGGHRVTLVDPSGFRVDAICEQTPAGTLPHRPALHFNSPDDVVRVNSTQRPPASAPEILRLGHVVLELADFQATCAWYTRYFGFIPSDVQVLPDGSPAVAFMRLDLGDTPADHHTLALAQGFAPVYSHSAYEVIDADAIGMGQRVLREKGYTHAWGIGRHVLGSQVFDYWQDPTGAKHEHYCDGDMFTADKPMGIHPVSRNAMSQWGPVMPRSFTKPKLTLGAVTALFRNLRRSPDLTVAKLRMLAKIFA; encoded by the coding sequence ATGACGCTCATCACTGAACAACCCGCCCGGCATCCGGCGCCGACTACGAAGGCATTGGCGCTGGCTTACCTGATTTTCGAACGCCCCGATCTCGAGCAGGCGGAGCGATTCCTGAACGATTTTGGTCTGCGCACCGTCGTGCGCGACGAACCATTTCTCTTTCTCCGGGGCACGTCTGGATCGCCTTTCTGCTATGTCGTGCGTAAATCGACGCATGCGCGATTCGTTGGATTGGGTCTGCGAATGCGGGACCTGTCTGACCTCAAGGCATTGACGAAGGTATCCGGTGCATCGGCGATAGAGACGTCCGATTGGCCCGGCGGCGGGCATCGCGTGACGCTTGTCGATCCCTCGGGATTTCGCGTCGACGCGATATGCGAGCAGACGCCTGCGGGAACCTTGCCGCACCGCCCCGCGTTGCATTTCAATTCGCCGGATGACGTGGTCAGGGTCAACAGCACGCAACGCCCGCCGGCGAGTGCGCCGGAGATTCTGCGACTGGGACATGTGGTTCTCGAGCTTGCCGATTTCCAGGCAACCTGTGCGTGGTACACACGTTACTTCGGCTTCATTCCGAGCGATGTTCAGGTGCTGCCCGACGGCTCTCCAGCCGTTGCATTCATGCGGCTGGATCTCGGCGATACGCCCGCGGATCATCACACGCTCGCATTGGCGCAGGGCTTCGCACCGGTCTATAGCCACAGCGCGTATGAAGTCATCGATGCCGATGCGATCGGCATGGGGCAGCGGGTTCTACGGGAAAAAGGCTATACCCACGCGTGGGGCATCGGCCGGCATGTACTCGGCAGTCAGGTGTTCGACTACTGGCAGGATCCGACAGGCGCCAAGCACGAGCATTACTGCGACGGCGACATGTTCACGGCCGACAAACCTATGGGCATTCATCCGGTCAGCAGGAATGCCATGTCGCAGTGGGGACCCGTTATGCCGCGCAGCTTCACCAAGCCGAAGCTGACGCTGGGTGCAGTGACGGCACTGTTCCGCAATCTTCGTCGCAGTCCCGACCTGACCGTCGCGAAGCTGCGCATGCTCGCAAAAATCTTCGCCTGA
- a CDS encoding fumarylacetoacetate hydrolase family protein: protein MSLNVLRYRHEGRAHWGIVRNGLITPIPGSFDSTGAFIEANPLGQLAALTGPTVPEADVQWLSPVTPDQQFICQGANYRQHMIESGMNPDAKAYNMVFTKAPSCIVPADSDLVRPRHVRFLDYEIELGLVFRQSISSRQSVTDDNLHEYVAGAVIVNDYSARDVQIPQMQFYKGKSYRTFGPVGPYLCLLEPREIGLLKKLRLTLTVNGAIRQNDSTSNLVYGFAETLSELSGVHDLRAGDLLSTGTPSGCALSVPSPAKQRVAALLPEASRWRLFMKIQAARSQYLKPGDVVESRIVSEDGSINLGAQRNRVVEEAA, encoded by the coding sequence ATGTCACTCAACGTATTGCGTTACCGGCACGAAGGGCGTGCCCACTGGGGGATCGTCAGGAACGGTCTGATAACGCCTATCCCCGGCAGCTTCGACTCGACTGGCGCTTTCATCGAGGCCAACCCGCTCGGACAACTCGCCGCGCTGACGGGCCCGACCGTCCCGGAAGCTGACGTCCAATGGTTGTCTCCCGTGACACCGGACCAGCAGTTCATCTGCCAGGGGGCGAACTATCGTCAACACATGATCGAGTCGGGCATGAATCCGGATGCGAAGGCGTACAACATGGTCTTCACCAAAGCCCCGAGCTGCATCGTGCCCGCCGATTCCGATCTGGTGCGGCCGCGCCATGTGCGTTTCCTTGACTATGAGATCGAGCTCGGCCTCGTATTTCGGCAGAGTATTTCCTCCCGTCAGTCCGTTACCGACGACAACCTGCACGAGTACGTGGCCGGCGCGGTGATCGTGAATGACTACTCCGCCCGTGACGTGCAGATACCGCAGATGCAGTTCTACAAAGGCAAGAGCTACCGCACCTTCGGACCGGTAGGGCCGTACCTGTGTCTGCTCGAACCTCGTGAGATCGGTCTTCTCAAGAAGCTGCGACTGACGCTTACGGTCAATGGCGCTATACGGCAGAACGACTCGACGTCAAATCTCGTCTACGGCTTTGCGGAAACGCTGTCGGAGCTTTCGGGCGTGCACGATCTGCGCGCCGGCGATCTGCTTTCAACGGGAACGCCGTCCGGTTGCGCGCTCTCGGTGCCGTCCCCCGCCAAGCAGCGCGTCGCCGCGCTGCTGCCCGAGGCGAGCCGGTGGCGCCTGTTCATGAAGATACAGGCCGCAAGGAGCCAGTACCTGAAGCCGGGAGACGTCGTCGAGTCGCGTATCGTCAGCGAGGATGGCTCAATCAATCTTGGTGCGCAGCGCAACCGTGTCGTTGAAGAGGCAGCATGA
- a CDS encoding acyl-CoA synthetase codes for MKGVSALVDVEAIEARGEPADRPASTYEMICRGAAIDPSAPALSFFLRADDHRSPARWSYHELVRDITRTANMFTRLGVERDAVVAYVLPNLPETHFVIWGGEAAGIVCAINPLLEATAIASLLNAAGAKVLVTLAPFPGTDLWPKVSGVLDQVPSLKHLVLVDLSRHIRGIRGLAAKALQRRECRRLHGRGGIRGAVPTRIEVHDFARAISRESGAKLTSVRKIRSGDLSSYFCTGGTTGLPKLAMRTHDNEISNAWAVGEFIGDGIGPGKTTFCGLPLFHVNAVLATGLVPFSRGAHVVLGTPQGYRGEGVVKRFWEIVEHHRINFFSGVPTLYASLLDVPIAGHDLQSLEYGLCGAAPMPIEVFRSFQERTGVRILEGYGLTEGACVSSANPPLGERRLGSIGLRMPGQLMKAVVVNEAGQYVRDCAPNETGLLVISGSNVFRGYAQAQHNKGLWVDLADGRRWLNTGDLGRQDSDGYFWLTGRKKELIIRGGHNIDPATIEECLHRHPSVALAAAIGRPDAHAGELPVVYVQLKSGAQATEQELAAYAHRMIGERAAWPKRIYLIDAMPLTAVGKIFKPDLKRREALEVLSASLAEAGIEDARVSMVDSPEGPEVQVELVDMALTERATQVLGRFPFRFSLVGKCGELSGRR; via the coding sequence ATGAAAGGCGTTTCTGCTCTGGTCGATGTGGAGGCCATCGAGGCACGTGGGGAGCCGGCAGACCGTCCGGCGAGTACGTACGAGATGATCTGCCGCGGCGCGGCGATCGATCCCTCGGCGCCTGCGCTGTCATTCTTCCTGCGCGCCGACGACCATCGCAGTCCGGCGCGGTGGTCGTACCACGAGCTGGTTCGAGATATCACGCGCACCGCGAATATGTTCACGCGCCTCGGTGTCGAGCGCGATGCAGTCGTCGCTTACGTGTTGCCCAATCTCCCCGAGACGCATTTTGTGATCTGGGGTGGTGAAGCGGCAGGCATTGTGTGTGCGATCAATCCACTACTGGAGGCGACAGCGATCGCGTCGTTGCTGAACGCTGCCGGCGCGAAAGTCCTGGTGACGCTTGCACCGTTCCCAGGCACTGATCTGTGGCCCAAGGTCAGCGGGGTGCTCGATCAGGTGCCGTCCCTGAAACACCTCGTGCTGGTGGATCTATCGCGGCACATTCGCGGAATTCGCGGGCTCGCAGCAAAGGCGCTGCAGCGTCGGGAGTGCCGACGATTGCACGGTCGCGGCGGCATACGGGGTGCCGTCCCCACACGCATCGAAGTTCACGATTTCGCCCGTGCGATCTCGCGCGAGTCCGGTGCGAAATTGACGAGTGTACGCAAGATCCGATCCGGTGACCTGTCGTCCTATTTCTGCACCGGCGGCACGACAGGCTTGCCCAAACTTGCGATGCGTACGCACGACAACGAAATCAGCAATGCGTGGGCCGTCGGTGAATTCATTGGCGATGGCATCGGCCCTGGCAAGACCACGTTTTGCGGACTACCGCTCTTTCATGTCAACGCGGTCCTGGCAACTGGCCTCGTGCCTTTTTCCCGCGGCGCGCACGTCGTGCTCGGCACGCCGCAGGGCTATCGCGGTGAAGGGGTCGTGAAGCGTTTCTGGGAAATCGTCGAGCATCACCGCATCAACTTCTTTAGCGGGGTACCTACGCTCTATGCCTCTCTGCTTGACGTACCCATCGCCGGCCATGATTTGCAATCGCTTGAATATGGCTTGTGCGGAGCGGCGCCAATGCCTATTGAGGTGTTCCGGTCCTTTCAGGAGCGAACCGGCGTACGCATCCTGGAGGGTTACGGGCTGACGGAGGGCGCTTGCGTCAGCAGTGCGAATCCGCCGCTCGGTGAGCGCCGGCTCGGATCGATTGGACTGCGCATGCCGGGACAACTGATGAAAGCGGTCGTTGTGAACGAAGCCGGGCAGTATGTCAGAGACTGTGCGCCGAACGAGACTGGGCTCCTTGTCATATCCGGATCCAATGTCTTCAGGGGCTATGCGCAGGCCCAGCACAACAAAGGATTGTGGGTCGATCTGGCAGACGGGAGACGCTGGCTCAATACCGGAGACCTGGGACGCCAGGATTCTGACGGCTACTTCTGGCTGACCGGACGCAAGAAGGAACTGATCATCCGCGGGGGGCACAACATCGATCCGGCAACGATCGAAGAGTGCCTGCACCGTCACCCATCCGTCGCGCTTGCCGCCGCTATCGGCCGACCCGATGCTCATGCCGGAGAACTGCCGGTGGTGTATGTGCAGCTCAAGTCAGGAGCTCAGGCCACCGAGCAGGAACTTGCCGCGTATGCACATCGGATGATCGGTGAGCGAGCGGCCTGGCCGAAGCGCATCTATCTAATCGATGCAATGCCGTTGACGGCGGTGGGAAAAATCTTCAAACCGGACTTGAAACGCCGTGAAGCGCTCGAAGTGCTTTCGGCTTCACTTGCGGAGGCCGGGATTGAAGACGCGCGTGTAAGTATGGTCGACTCGCCCGAGGGACCTGAAGTGCAAGTGGAACTCGTCGATATGGCGCTTACCGAACGGGCAACGCAAGTCTTGGGGCGCTTCCCTTTCCGGTTCTCGCTTGTCGGTAAGTGCGGCGAGTTATCCGGTCGACGATAG